The following proteins come from a genomic window of Sphaerisporangium rubeum:
- a CDS encoding heavy-metal-associated domain-containing protein, protein MTATYTVKGMTCGHCVSSVQEEVGAVPGVTGVRVDLATGMVVVEGDAADDHAAITAAVEEAGYQVVDRS, encoded by the coding sequence ATGACCGCCACGTACACCGTCAAGGGAATGACCTGTGGTCACTGTGTCAGCTCGGTGCAGGAGGAGGTCGGCGCCGTCCCCGGTGTGACCGGTGTGCGGGTCGATCTCGCGACCGGCATGGTCGTCGTGGAAGGGGACGCGGCGGACGACCATGCCGCGATCACGGCCGCCGTCGAGGAGGCCGGCTACCAGGTGGTAGACCGGTCATGA
- a CDS encoding low molecular weight protein-tyrosine-phosphatase, which yields MSHRVCLVCLGNICRSPIAEVVVRRVLEERGLGEVVTVDSAGTEGWHAGRPMDERAAAVLSRHGYDGSSHRARRFEAGWFARTDLVLAMDAENLRALRRIAPVGADLRLFRSFDPAAPRDAEVPDPYYGGPEGFVEVLRMVEAAAEGLALHLERVVR from the coding sequence ATGAGTCATCGTGTCTGCCTGGTGTGCCTGGGGAACATCTGCCGATCACCCATCGCCGAGGTGGTCGTACGCAGGGTGCTTGAGGAGCGCGGCCTGGGTGAGGTGGTCACCGTGGACAGCGCGGGGACCGAGGGGTGGCACGCGGGGCGGCCCATGGACGAGCGGGCCGCGGCGGTGCTGTCGCGCCATGGGTACGACGGGTCGTCGCATCGTGCGCGGCGGTTCGAGGCGGGCTGGTTCGCGCGCACCGATCTGGTGCTGGCCATGGACGCCGAGAACCTCCGCGCGCTTCGCCGGATCGCTCCCGTCGGGGCCGACCTGCGGCTGTTCCGGTCCTTCGATCCCGCGGCCCCGAGGGACGCAGAGGTGCCGGACCCGTACTACGGCGGGCCCGAGGGGTTCGTCGAGGTCCTGCGCATGGTGGAGGCGGCGGCCGAGGGGCTGGCGCTGCATCTGGAGCGCGTCGTGCGCTGA
- a CDS encoding GNAT family N-acetyltransferase, translating into MHDVTAYLETARLRLRRLTEADAEALAALHGDPRVMRHIDDGRPVPRHVVLSETLPALLREYRERPPRLGCLAAVEKTTGDFLGWFSLRPATTRGLHDGTELGFRLLPAAWGRGFAAEGARALVREAFTALDADRVVATTMTVNHASRRALEKAGLRLVRTFFEEWPEYIEGAEHGDVEYALDREEWTLQQT; encoded by the coding sequence ATGCACGACGTGACCGCGTACCTGGAAACCGCGCGACTGCGCCTGCGCCGCCTCACCGAGGCCGACGCGGAGGCGCTCGCCGCCTTGCACGGCGACCCCCGCGTGATGCGCCACATCGACGACGGCCGTCCCGTCCCCCGCCACGTCGTGCTGTCGGAGACCCTCCCCGCACTCCTGCGCGAATACCGGGAACGACCTCCCCGGCTCGGCTGCCTGGCCGCCGTGGAGAAGACGACCGGCGATTTCCTCGGCTGGTTCTCGCTGCGTCCCGCCACGACCCGCGGCCTGCACGACGGCACCGAGCTGGGTTTCCGTCTCCTCCCCGCCGCATGGGGTCGCGGTTTCGCCGCGGAAGGCGCACGGGCCCTGGTACGCGAGGCCTTCACCGCTCTGGACGCCGATCGCGTCGTGGCCACCACCATGACGGTCAACCACGCCTCCCGCCGCGCGCTGGAGAAGGCGGGCCTCAGACTGGTCAGGACCTTCTTCGAGGAGTGGCCGGAGTACATCGAAGGCGCCGAGCACGGCGACGTGGAGTACGCGCTGGACCGGGAGGAATGGACGTTGCAGCAGACTTGA